A window of the Corythoichthys intestinalis isolate RoL2023-P3 chromosome 6, ASM3026506v1, whole genome shotgun sequence genome harbors these coding sequences:
- the cfap45 gene encoding LOW QUALITY PROTEIN: cilia- and flagella-associated protein 45 (The sequence of the model RefSeq protein was modified relative to this genomic sequence to represent the inferred CDS: substituted 1 base at 1 genomic stop codon): MSVTSSTSTLRRQQRYRTRAPSSQVDESLFGKNIQVSVCPIPTASPKLSVEHVFAIXKSSHSHLKVKDVPVQKQTGKTIQIVTKDLIRNLRVPRSDPSGQSIILQPADFKQITSRAKVISKEEKEVLKKMHQNRKENEMQAAEEKKRQMLEADKCRQEKQPPSEVELEAHERAQHLLERANAQRMEQEEEIRELNKAILGAQCQATRDAQIQEKIQIQTEMLEEEKRLDAMMETERRRLLDKVEQIDELRKQQRIDGKQQIFEQIQQRLEEKLVQEELKEQEKHQAREKQAMMNLEDLMAMEKKREEQERLHKKVMHINAETLRARELRKEEEKLADMREMEYIKNKQQREAEYEAEQKRLKREKELEIARLRAQQERARDHKADQDELRAKRNQEIADREWRRKEKDLAAKKALEEATLRAARLEQVQRKEKLLSMEAGREKAEFERVLKVQQEASVRQKEEDKKQHQKALRHAEAIKQQVKELEQSIVTKRRENLKEVEKLNEEAQKRRKRISELKQKKLKELRATGLSEKYCSDVERKARLL, from the exons ATG AGTGTGACCTCCTCCACGTCAACTTTGAGAAGACAACAACGATACCGCACACGAGCCCCCTCCTCTCAGGTGGATGAAAGTCTGTTTGGAAAGAACATTCAGGTAAGTGTGTGTCCTATACCTACGGCATCTCCTAAACTATCAGTGGAGCATGTCTTTGCCATATAGAAATCATCGCATTCGCATTTGAAGGTAAAAGATGTGCCAGTGCAGAAGCAGACAGGAAAGACTATTCAAATTGTCACCAAAGACCTCATTCGAAACCTCAG GGTTCCACGCAGTGATCCCTCTGGACAGTCCATCATTCTGCAGCCAGCAGACTTTAAACAGATCACATCAAGAGCCAAGGTTATCTCTAAGGAGGAGAAggaagtcttgaaaaagatgcATCAGAATAGGAAAGAAAATGAAATG CAGGCAGCTGAGGAAAAGAAGCGGCAGATGTTAGAGGCTGACAAGTGTCGTCAGGAGAAGCAGCCTCCGAGTGAGGTGGAGCTGGAGGCTCACGAGCGAGCGCAGCATCTGCTGGAGCGAGCCAATGCCCAGAGAATGGAACAGGAAGAAGAGATCAGAGAACTAAACAAG GCAATCTTAGGTGCTCAGTGCCAAGCCACACGTGACGCACAAATCCAGGAGAAGATCCAGATCCAGACGGAAATGCTGGAGGAAGAGAAGCGTCTGGATGCCATGATGGAAACAGAGCGCCGCAGACTACTGGACAAGGTGGAGCAGATTGATGAGCTGCGCAAGCAACAACGAATTGA TGGGAAACAACAAatctttgaacagatccagcagCGTTTGGAGGAGAAGCTAGTACAAGAAGAGCTGAAAGAGCAGGAGAAACATCAGGCCAGAGAGAAGCAAGCAATGATGAACCTGGAGGACCTTATG GCTATGGAGAAGAAGAGGGAAGAACAAGAGCGGCTACACAAGAAGGTCATGCACATCAACGCTGAGACGCTGAGGGCGCGGGAGTTGAGGAAAGAAGAAGAGAAGCTGGCAGACATGAGAGAAATGGAatacataaaaaacaaacag CAACGTGAGGCCGAGTACGAAGCGGAGCAAAAGAGGTTGAAGAGGGAGAAGGAGTTGGAGATAGCCAGGCTGAGAGCTCAGCAGGAAAGAGCGAGAGACCACAAGGCTGATCAG GATGAACTCCGTGCCAAGAGGAACCAAGAGATTGCAGACAGAGAATGGAGAAGGAAGGAGAAGGATTTGGCTGCCAAAAAGGCTCTGGAGGAGGCCACGCTTCGAGCTGCTCGTCTAGAGCAGGTTCAGCGTAAAGAGAAGCTACTGTCCATGGAAGCCGGTCGAGAGAAAGCCGAATTTGAGAGAGTTTTAAA GGTTCAACAAGAGGCCAGCGTCAGACAGAAAGAAGAAGACAAAAAGCAGCATCAGAAAGCGCTGCGTCATGCAGAGGCCATAAAGCAGCAGGTGAAGGAGCTGGAGCAGTCTATTGTTACCAAGCGCAGAGAGAACTTGAAAGAAGTGGAGAAACTGAACGAGGAGGCCCAGAAGCGACGCAAACGCATCAGTGAACTCAAACAGAAGAAGTTGAAGGAGCTCAG GGCAACAGGGCTCAGTGAAAAATACTGCAGTGATGTGGAAAGGAAGGCCCGGCTGCTTTGA